TCCATTATGTATATCTCCCTTTAGTAGTTCTCAAAGTTATTATTGATTATATTTTGAAACAATTTAAATATTTTGTCTATCCTTTATTTCAATGATGTTTTCATGCCTTTTAACCCTATCTTTTATATTCAGGATGATTGTGACGATTACAACCAAATAGGTAACAGGCTTTTTGGATTGATGTAAAGAATTCCATGGGAGGAGTATATCCAGACATTATTTTATCAAACATGAGTTCAAATTCTTCCTTTTCATCCTGTAATTCTTTAATGCGTTCTTGCTTATCCTCCTCAGTCCAACCTTCATCACATTCTTCTTGAGTCATATCTTGGATTTCTTCCATCTTTTCATTTATTGTTTCGTTAAGAAATTTTCGAGCATAAGAATGATTATTCAACTTAATCAAGGAATAAACAAATCGACTAACCCATTCTGGCTGTTTAGCATAAACATCCCAGCCTTTTTCAAACCACCTCACCGCTTCTTCGTAACAGCCTAACTCAATATATAAATCCGCTATGTCCACTTCTCCGACAAATTCATCATCATTCTCTGAAAATGTGTCAAGTCTACGTTTAGCCTCTCTTTTATTGCCTAATTCTATCAAACATTTTACATGGCTATACAAGGCAAAATCCGATGGTTCCGAAGCTAAAAGAAAATATTTAGATGCGTCTTCTATGTTACCAAGATGATAATTAGCAACTGCTAAATTATTGTAGGCGGTTTTGGTTGACTGGATAGTAATTGCTTTTTCAAATATATCTTTTGCGGATTCCCATTTTTCTTGCCTACAATAAATCTCCCCTATCAAATTATAGGGAAAATGAGAATTAGGATTCATTTTGATAACTTCCTCTAATAAAGGAAAAGCACTTACATAATCATCTTCTTCGTTGCAAAGCACCCATGCGAGATTGTTTAAGGATTGAACATCTCTTGATAATTCTACCGCTTTTTTGAATAGTTTCAGCGATTCATCATATTTATTTTCTTCCAGCAATGCAATTGCCGTTTGATTAATGTTCAAACGAATTCCTCCCTATACCTTCCTATAGAGCCTTAGCTTCTTTTACGGTGGATTGGAAGAATAATCCACCACCTTTGCAACCTTTTTTCCTTTCGACAAGTTCATTTTGAAGGGATTTTTAATCAATTAAAACACCTAATAGCTTAACAAGAAAAGGGAATTACCGTATCGTCATCATAATCGACTCCTCAACACATTAGTAAAAAAGGTTATATTGTTTCTTTTTATTCTTACTTGCTATGTAATAGTTTCTTTTCCAGCTTACATATCCACTTATAATATCCTAATAAGATAAGTAATAATATGGGGACAATAAACGCGTCATACCACAGTTTCCACTTTCCCAAATGAAAAAAACCAAAAGGTTCAGGAAGTAGGGTAGCTGATTCATAAATTAAAATACCTATTGTCCAAATAGTAATATAAATAGCTTGATTAAAAAGAAAGGATTTAAAAGGAAACAAACTTAAGAAGATTATATTTACAGGAGGAATTAAAATAGTATGACCAAGAATTCCTATCCAATCCACTCCCTTATTAAAATACCAGTATGCATTAAACTTAAATTCAGCAATCAAATCAAAGGATAATTGGAATGCAATAGTAAAAGACCAGATATTAGCAATTTGATTTTGCGTTAGTCTTTTATCTACCTTCCAAGCAATTAAATTGAATAAGGTAATCGAAATTATAAGTAATATCATACAATTTTTCCTATTTATTGTTAGCTTTCCCTGTGAAAATGAAGATGATTCTTGTGATTGCTTCTTCACCATACTTGCCGTTTAGTGGAACAAGTATGAAGAATTAAATAAAGTCAAGATTTGATTTGGTTCAATTTTCTCTTCTTATTTTTGGGTACTTATTAATATGAGTACTACCACCAGTTAACAGTTTCTTTGTTTCTACATCATATACTGCACATCTGCCATAAAAATCTTTATCTGTATCCTTAAAGGAATAGAAAAAATATACCTGTCTATTTGGACTTATTGCTTGATTATATTTAATTTCAATATCTGGGTAGTTTGTGAGGATTCCATTTCCATCCCAAGTAATATATTTAATTCTTTCCACCTCATGAAACAGTACCTTTTTTCTAAAATTTACTGATGCATCGGGCATGTCTTTAAAAAGTGCAGTATCCATGCTTCCAAATTTATTCTTATGCTTTTTGTAAAACTCATAATGTTTTCGGTAAAACTCCTGGTGAACAGGATAACTCCTTTTCCTTAATGCCTCATAAAATTGGTCTACCGTTTCGGTAAATACTTTATCTTTATTCTCAGGGTATAGGTAGTTTATTTCTTTCTTTTCGGATTCCTTAACTGATATTAGACTACTTTCTGCCTGGGCTTTCTGTCCTGTGACCATTAAAACAGATAAGGCAAAAAAGCAGTATAAAACTTTTGGTGTCATGTTATTGGCTCCTTTATGTTAAATCTACGCTGTTTTCGTAAATATTAATAATTTGTCAATTTTCCAATTTAGGACTCCAAGGTGGCTCTTTTCCAATATCAAATGTAAGTTCCTGCCTTTTCAACCCAATTTTCTCCGCATAATAATCAAGCATTTTAAAAACCGTAAAACGATGAAAACTTCCGTTCAGAAATTGTGGTTCATTTCGTCTATTTGGGTCTATCCTCCAAAGTGGTATAACAATTCTTCCTGTATTATCGTTAATTTCATTGATTGGAACACCAAAATTGATATACTCGTTAAATCCATTTGCAACAGCTATAATGGTAACTTCCCCTATATTTCCCAATGGAAATCTTGGGTCTTTTTGAACTTTAACAGGTATTTTTACTAACCCTTCTGAATTTGTTAAATCTGTTCCGATTATCTTCCCCAGTGAATTTATTACAATAATTCGAGCGTAAGCAATTGGTTTACCGTTTTCATCAAATGTTGTTGTTACTTTAGCCGATAATATTGCTGACACTGTGTTTTTGTTTGTGTCCGAGAAGGCTGACATGGGAGAAAACAAAAAAGATATTATAATCATTATAAAAACACATTTTTTAACCAAGGATACCACGAACCTTTTAATGTTTTATCCTCACTATTTTTTGACTTCAATTTATATATATACATCTCTCTTATTACATTAACCTGAACCATTTAGTTGAAGAAGAAAATCAACAGAATCTATTAATAGAGCCTATGTATTGAATCGGAAATACTCGATGGCTAAATGAATTGTGAATTTATCATCTGACACAAATGCATTTCCAGATTTATCGGGAAGCTCGTCACCTTATTCCATCAGGTTGTTACAACATAGTATCTTTTAACAATCTTAACTGGTTCCTTTGGCTTGAATTAGAGAAAGGCTTGGCATTTGTACGCGCTTGGCCAAATTGAACACTTTTTGCTAATTAGTAGTGAACACTTTACTGGAAGTTAGTGCAGGAAATTTGTCACTTTACTTGGAGCCTCTGCGGGCAAGATTATGAGCCATGAAGCCAGATGTATCAAGAAATCTGGCTCAGCCAAAGCAGGCTATCATGCCCTCCTCTCCAAATAAAGTGCACGTCTCTACTGGAAAAAAGTGTTCAATTTTATCGAGCAAAAACTGTTCTGTATTAATCAAGCGGTTACAGCATTTGATAAACGAGTAAAACAAATGCTTATTTCAGCGTGTCAAAAGTCCAATCACACAACTGTTAAAATACTAAGAAGAACATAAAAAAGACCAAATTAAATTGGTCTCATTTTATGCCATAACCTTCATTATTAGTTAGCCATTTATCAACTGCCGATTTTGAAAAATAGACCTTATTTCCGATTTTTAAATAAGGGAGAACACTTGTATATGAACCATCTTCTTCCTTAGTTGGTCCCAATTTCGTTACTTCTTCGATGCTTAAACCTAAATATGATGCTAATTCGGATTGTGTTAGTAGTATTGATTGCGAAGGTGATTGTTGGTTAACATTTATTCTATTCGATATTAACCAACTCCCGATAACGATACTTAAAGCTAAACAAAAAATTGACAATGCGGTTAAATTATTTTTCATTATATCCCCCATTTTTTATATTTAATTCCATTATATAACTATTAAACAAAACATATCAGTTTATATTAGAACAACAAATTTTTCAAAAATAACCCCAGTATAAATCATCCTCACCCAAAATGGGTGATTTTTAAAATATGAATACCTTGCATTATTAG
Above is a genomic segment from Neobacillus endophyticus containing:
- a CDS encoding helix-turn-helix domain-containing protein; the encoded protein is MKNNLTALSIFCLALSIVIGSWLISNRINVNQQSPSQSILLTQSELASYLGLSIEEVTKLGPTKEEDGSYTSVLPYLKIGNKVYFSKSAVDKWLTNNEGYGIK
- a CDS encoding tetratricopeptide repeat protein, coding for MNINQTAIALLEENKYDESLKLFKKAVELSRDVQSLNNLAWVLCNEEDDYVSAFPLLEEVIKMNPNSHFPYNLIGEIYCRQEKWESAKDIFEKAITIQSTKTAYNNLAVANYHLGNIEDASKYFLLASEPSDFALYSHVKCLIELGNKREAKRRLDTFSENDDEFVGEVDIADLYIELGCYEEAVRWFEKGWDVYAKQPEWVSRFVYSLIKLNNHSYARKFLNETINEKMEEIQDMTQEECDEGWTEEDKQERIKELQDEKEEFELMFDKIMSGYTPPMEFFTSIQKACYLFGCNRHNHPEYKR
- a CDS encoding carboxypeptidase-like regulatory domain-containing protein, coding for MSAILSAKVTTTFDENGKPIAYARIIVINSLGKIIGTDLTNSEGLVKIPVKVQKDPRFPLGNIGEVTIIAVANGFNEYINFGVPINEINDNTGRIVIPLWRIDPNRRNEPQFLNGSFHRFTVFKMLDYYAEKIGLKRQELTFDIGKEPPWSPKLEN